In Oscillatoria salina IIICB1, the following proteins share a genomic window:
- a CDS encoding RNA-guided endonuclease InsQ/TnpB family protein has translation MGFCADIFNQHVDWALKERTWNKNKAHHALYANIRSSYPDIPSALVQTIRDNAMEAVKATKFKRKPRKKPTSGLRYDKRTMTLRGQQLTLSCLGKRAKLILDVPAHFREVFDNWEFGGGTLTYTKHTQQFWVRLVFEAETPAHQDGDLQGIDRGLYHLAVTSDGQFYKSNKIRATQRRYLHNRKTLQQKGTRSAKRRLRAMSGREKRFMRDVNHCATKKLARQSDYTTFVLENLSGIRAKRRGKKLNKRLSSWSFYQFEQFLSYKAEALGKRVVFVDARYTSQKCSRCGHIRKANRQKSRFRCDHCGYTAHAQR, from the coding sequence ATGGGGTTTTGTGCTGATATTTTCAATCAGCACGTTGACTGGGCATTGAAGGAACGGACGTGGAATAAGAACAAAGCTCACCATGCTCTGTACGCTAACATCCGCTCCTCATATCCCGATATCCCTTCTGCTCTGGTGCAGACGATTCGGGATAACGCAATGGAGGCGGTGAAAGCTACTAAGTTTAAACGCAAGCCCCGTAAAAAGCCAACGTCAGGATTGCGTTACGACAAGCGCACTATGACCCTCAGAGGACAGCAGTTAACCCTTTCGTGTCTTGGTAAGCGGGCAAAACTCATCCTCGATGTGCCGGCTCATTTCCGGGAAGTCTTTGACAACTGGGAATTTGGCGGTGGAACGCTGACCTACACCAAACACACTCAGCAGTTTTGGGTGAGGCTAGTGTTTGAAGCGGAAACGCCAGCACATCAAGATGGCGATCTTCAAGGCATTGACCGGGGACTGTACCATTTAGCAGTTACATCTGATGGGCAGTTCTACAAGTCAAATAAAATTCGTGCTACGCAAAGACGGTATTTGCACAACCGAAAGACATTGCAGCAAAAAGGCACTCGTTCGGCTAAACGTCGCTTACGGGCGATGAGTGGTCGCGAGAAGCGGTTCATGCGAGATGTTAATCACTGTGCAACCAAGAAACTAGCTCGACAGTCTGACTACACAACGTTTGTGTTGGAAAACTTGTCAGGCATTCGTGCCAAACGGCGAGGTAAAAAACTCAATAAGCGGCTTTCTAGCTGGAGTTTCTATCAGTTTGAGCAATTCCTTTCCTATAAGGCTGAAGCACTTGGGAAGCGTGTCGTCTTTGTTGATGCCCGTTACACCAGTCAGAAATGCTCTCGGTGTGGGCATATCCGTAAAGCGAATCGCCAAAAGTCTCGATTCCGTTGTGACCATTGCGGCTACACGGCACACGCNCAGCGATGA